A stretch of Macadamia integrifolia cultivar HAES 741 chromosome 7, SCU_Mint_v3, whole genome shotgun sequence DNA encodes these proteins:
- the LOC122084976 gene encoding probable methyltransferase At1g29790, with protein MSFGMGLNLLLLLAMVATNILSLYHLSSSLQSKPPAPPPVPDHLLHQLNTIRATINHLTHLRSASTSSLSISSTTSKATIPSDLLLYAHISPIASACHNHPDLLHRYMNYTPFSLCPPDTDLSEALILRGCHPLPRRRCFSPTPPKPPSSLPTNPFPSSLPDSAVLWSTYSCKSFDCLGRFNDNLGFEMKIESSKFLTMKSELDLTIPQLLNIAKSSASVLRLAFDIGAGTGTFAARMKLHNITVLSTTMNLGAPYSEVTALRGLVPLHVPLQQRLPIFDGVVDLVRCGHAVNRWIPITAMEFLFYDVDRVLRPGGYFWLDHFFSKAIDLERVYAPLIGKLGYKTVKWATGNKTDSSGIKNGEVYLTALLQKPTTK; from the coding sequence ATGAGCTTCGGAATGGGGTTAAACCTACTCCTCCTACTAGCCATGGTGGCCAccaacattctctctctctaccaccTGTCATCCTCACTCCAAAGCAAACCCCCAGCTCCTCCCCCCGTCCCAGACCACCTACTTCATCAACTCAACACCATCCGAGCCACTATCAATCACCTCACCCACCTACGCTCTGCCAGCACCAGCTCTCTCAGCATATCTAGCACCACTTCTAAAGCCACAATCCCTTCAGATCTCCTCCTGTACGCACACATCTCTCCTATTGCCTCCGCCTGTCACAACCACCCTGACCTGCTCCACCGCTACATGAATTATACCCCGTTCTCCCTCTGCCCACCTGACACTGACCTTTCTGAAGCCCTTATCCTTCGTGGCTGCCACCCTTTGCCACGCCGGCGTTgcttctcccccacccctcccaAACCACCCTCTTCGCTTCCCACCAATCCATTCCCTTCCTCCTTACCTGACTCTGCTGTCCTGTGGTCCACCTACTCTTGTAAGAGTTTCGATTGCCTTGGCCGCTTCAATGACAATCTtggttttgaaatgaaaattgaatCGTCCAAATTTTTAACCATGAAATCTGAGCTCGATCTCACGATCCCCCAGTTGCTCAACATTGCAAAGAGTTCTGCCAGTGTTCTCCGCCTAGCATTTGATATTGGAGCTGGGACTGGGACCTTTGCAGCTAGAATGAAGCTCCACAATATTACTGTTTTATCTACTACCATGAACCTTGGTGCTCCATATAGTGAGGTGACTGCATTGCGGGGGCTTGTCCCATTGCACGTTCCATTGCAGCAGCGACTTCCAATCTTTGATGGGGTTGTCGATCTTGTCCGATGCGGCCATGCTGTTAACCGTTGGATCCCTATTACAGCAATGGAATTCTTGTTCTATGATGTTGATAGGGTGTTGAGGCCTGGAGGGTACTTCTGGTTGGATCATTTCTTCAGTAAAGCAATCGATCTTGAGAGGGTTTATGCACCATTGATTGGGAAATTGGGTTACAAGACAGTAAAATGGGCAACAGGCAACAAGACTGATTCCAGTGGAATTAAGAATGGAGAGGTTTATTTGACTGCTCTGCTTCAGAAGCCTACAACAAAGTAA